The nucleotide sequence CCAATAATCGTCAGCAAAACAATACCAACCCCCGCCCAAACTGCATAAGCAAAACCCAGTGACAGGGTTTGTAGGGTCAGGCTAAGCAGATAAAAGGCCAGCCCATACCCCACAACCGTGACCGAAGCGGGTACAAACTTGGTAAAGCCTTCACTCAATTTTAGTCCAACACTACCCGCGACTTCACAGATAATGGCCAAAGAGAGGTAGAGATAACCCATCGTTTTTCCCATAGGGGTTGGTTAAAGTAAGAAGTAACGGTATCACATTTTACCCAAGGTCAACGCATTGCCATGATGGAACACCCCACCCCCCTACCCGGCTTGACCATCATTGATGAACCCACACCATCACCAGTGGGGCCACATTGCCTATTTGATGCCAACCCCTTTGAGCAAGGTGAGGCCCAAATGCAGGTTTGGCGAGAGCCCAAACCACGCACCTTACGCGGCATGCGGGTACAAATGGCCCCCAAGGCACAGGCCCACTTAGTGCGCCCCATTGCAGGTACTGTTTGGGTTATGGTGTTGGATTTACGCCGAAGTAGTCCGACATTTAGCCACTGGTATGGTGTGGAGTTGCGGGGGGATGAACCTAAGAGTTTATGGATACCCGAAGCGTGTGCCCACGGCTTTTTAACCTTGGGTGAGAATAATTTGCTACTCTCTTTGGCTTCGGTTAAAGATGAACCCATACTACAACGGGGCATCCGTTGGGATGATCCGCAGTTTGGTATGGCCTGGCCCTATGCACCTGAGGTAATTTCAGAGTTGGATAGTGCCCTGCCGGATACCCCTTTAGATAGCTATTCTGTGTAAAAGAGCGAGAATTCGTGTTTGATCCTGACTACATCAATGCCAACCCCATGGGGCGTCAAACCTGGTGCCAAGTGGACAACAGCCATGCCGCACAAGCCTTAGCCTTATGGCTATTAACCCATGACATTCGCCCAGCTGACAATGCTTTGATCCCACGCATTGTAGAGCTGGTGGCCGAACAGGCTTGCGGGGGCACCACCCCAACACTGGACACCATACGAGATCGCGTTAAACAGATCCGTAAGGCCCGCCCAGAATGGTGGGGAGATGACCCCCGTGAACACCGTTGGGATGAGCGTTTGGTACGCCTGGACAAACTGGCCAAACATACCCTCAAAGCCCAACATGGCCGGGGGAACTCCGCACTAACTTTTGAAGAGTCCTAAAGAGCGCTCTGCCCTACCCCCGGTAAAACGGTGCACGTTTGGAAAGAGCTTACTGAGATAGGGTTTCTCCACACCAAACCAATGGGCAATCTCTGCATAGATCTGCTCAATGGCTGTGGTGGGAATAATCACCCCATCCCCGGCATCCAGATCATTACGATCCCCCAGGGTTAAATCAGGGTAGGATCCAACCACACGCCCCCCCGCCAGGTCAGCCCCCATGACCATGGTATTGCCGCCCCAACCATGATCTGTCCCATTACCATTAGAGGTCAGGGTACGTCCAAAATCAGAACCGGTGAAGGTCACCACCTGATCGGCCAGACCCATCTTCTGCAACGCTTGCTGGAAGGTACCCAAGGCCTCGCTCAGCACCCCAAGCATGGCCGCATGGTTTTGGAGCAGCTCATCATGATGATCCCAGCCGATATACCGTAAGAAAAAGGTCTGCTGCTGATGGTTTAAGCCATCCGCTGCCGCAATACTTCGCGCCACCATGGCCAACTGTTGGGCCAACGGTGTATCGGGAAAATCAACCGGCAGTCGAAAGGGTTGGATGCCACGACGGAAAACCTCATGCTGGGCCTGGGCTTCACGGGTCTGGGACAAGTAGCTTTGTTTAAAAGGGTCCGAGCCATAATCGGTTTGAAGCAACTGTTCAAAGCTGGCCAGCAAAACTTGGTTAAGGGGGGTATCTTCCTCATTAACCACCAGCCCCACACTGCCCTGTTCCTGAATGGAATAATGGCTGGAGCTCACACCATTTTGCATGATGTTACTGCCCGCCAATGAGATATTCATGGGGATCTGGTGGGCAGGACGGTTAGGTTGCAGGGCATCCGCAAAGCTGCCAAACCACCCTTGATTAACCCTTTGGTCCGGGCGGGCACTTTGCCAATGTTTAAACTGATCGGCATGGGAGAGCAGGCCCAAGGGCAGTTTGGCACGCCCACTGTGCATGTCAGCAGCACGGACAGGTTCGATCATGGGCCCACAGTTGGCCACAAAACTGAGCTGTTTCTGGTTAAACAGACGGGCCACATCTGGCATAGCTGGGTGTAGACCAAAGGAACGTCCCTCTTTATCTGTCGCCCCCTTCAGGGGTAACAGCGTCTGGCGGTCCAACGCCAAATTGCTGCGGCTGTTTTGATAAGCCCGGTAGTGATGTTCCGAGGTGGGCACCAACATATTAAAGCTGTCATTCCCCCCATCAAGCATAATAAAGACCAGCGCTTTTTTTTGGGGCTTTAAACCCAATGCGATTGGTTTAGAGGTTGCAAAACTGGGGGCCACGCCCCCTTGCCACATGCCAGCACCGACAGAGAGTGCAGCACCACTTTGCAAAAGGCGACGACGGGTCATCTGGTTCCGTTTCATCCTCAAGCCTCCTGAACGGTAAATTCTGGTGAAATGGTCAACATAAACAGAATGGTCTGTACCACCCAATCTGGACGGTCCTGATAAGAGGAGAACGCCTCTTTGATTTGACCTTTAATGGGCAGCTGTTGCTTACCGGTCAAGAGCAGACTTAAACGATCAATCAGCCCATCATGGCTGGCTGGGTTGGCGGCCAACTGTTGGTAGGGCTTAAGGTTAAGGTTCAGCCGTGCATGGGGTTGTTGCCAAAGGGTATCCGTATCCAGTTCCGGAACGTTGTTTAGGTTGGGATCTGCGCTGATATCCAGACTAACCGCCGGATAGAACCCCCCAAAGAACCAGTAGTACATTAAATTGACGTAGGCGATGGATGTGGCAGAGGTGTGGAGCTCAAAGGCTGGTGCCACCATATTTTTCATCGCCAATGGTCCATGGGGGACAAAATCAGGCTTATAAAAGTTAAACACTGTCGGGGAGGAGAGCGGATGATGCTGCAGTTGATCCAACAACTCATCACCAATCACCCATAAGCGATTGGCACGGTTGTGTACCCCAAAGGCCCGGAGGATCTGTGTCAGACGTAGGGTGGGAGATTTCAGCTTTTGGGACTGAACAACCTTTCCCCCTTCTTGATAACCACTGGGCAAGGTCACCCCACTCACCGGGTGGTGTAGAGGATAGCTCAAGATCGCTTTGATCACGGCTTTCATATCCCCATGTGGGCCAAATTTGGCAGCGACTGTGCGAACATAGTCTGGTGACGGATTGGCTGTAACCAATTGGTTGATCAGCTGACGGGCAATAAAGGGGGCCGTATTGGGGTGGGCGACCAGCTGTGTAATGGCCGACCGAATCTCAGCGGCGCCATCTTGATGACCCCGTAAACGGATACGCCCTTTAAGCAGCTGTTTTGCACCACGATCATGAAAAGCCTCCTCCACAACCATGGGTTTTTGCATGTTTACAAAGGGAACCGTCTTATAGGTCTTATCTATTCCATCTTCAAAAGCAACAGGGTAGCCATTGTATTCTGCCTGCCAAAAGTCCGTCTGCCACGCATACTCATAACTGTCTGCATGTAGTCCCGTAAAGACCCGTGCCAAGGACTTGATGTCCC is from Magnetococcus sp. PR-3 and encodes:
- a CDS encoding DUF1800 family protein is translated as MDALTQSSRFLMQATLGVDEAVIAHVAQVGVEPWLAEQLNQPAPHPSHYAEQTEQIWHHFRDRLLHRHGMAAINGSGNNPALPYKWYFRMAWWHSALTEKKHLLRQRIAQALSEILVISDQSNLELDAVGMGSYYDLLYTHAFGRYSDLLYDVAMHPCMGVYLSHMNNQKADPLKPIHPDENFAREIMQLFTIGLYALNADGSRKLDPQGQPIPSYDNRDIKSLARVFTGLHADSYEYAWQTDFWQAEYNGYPVAFEDGIDKTYKTVPFVNMQKPMVVEEAFHDRGAKQLLKGRIRLRGHQDGAAEIRSAITQLVAHPNTAPFIARQLINQLVTANPSPDYVRTVAAKFGPHGDMKAVIKAILSYPLHHPVSGVTLPSGYQEGGKVVQSQKLKSPTLRLTQILRAFGVHNRANRLWVIGDELLDQLQHHPLSSPTVFNFYKPDFVPHGPLAMKNMVAPAFELHTSATSIAYVNLMYYWFFGGFYPAVSLDISADPNLNNVPELDTDTLWQQPHARLNLNLKPYQQLAANPASHDGLIDRLSLLLTGKQQLPIKGQIKEAFSSYQDRPDWVVQTILFMLTISPEFTVQEA
- a CDS encoding DUF1501 domain-containing protein; translated protein: MKRNQMTRRRLLQSGAALSVGAGMWQGGVAPSFATSKPIALGLKPQKKALVFIMLDGGNDSFNMLVPTSEHHYRAYQNSRSNLALDRQTLLPLKGATDKEGRSFGLHPAMPDVARLFNQKQLSFVANCGPMIEPVRAADMHSGRAKLPLGLLSHADQFKHWQSARPDQRVNQGWFGSFADALQPNRPAHQIPMNISLAGSNIMQNGVSSSHYSIQEQGSVGLVVNEEDTPLNQVLLASFEQLLQTDYGSDPFKQSYLSQTREAQAQHEVFRRGIQPFRLPVDFPDTPLAQQLAMVARSIAAADGLNHQQQTFFLRYIGWDHHDELLQNHAAMLGVLSEALGTFQQALQKMGLADQVVTFTGSDFGRTLTSNGNGTDHGWGGNTMVMGADLAGGRVVGSYPDLTLGDRNDLDAGDGVIIPTTAIEQIYAEIAHWFGVEKPYLSKLFPNVHRFTGGRAERSLGLFKS
- a CDS encoding dTDP-4-dehydrorhamnose 3,5-epimerase family protein, giving the protein MMEHPTPLPGLTIIDEPTPSPVGPHCLFDANPFEQGEAQMQVWREPKPRTLRGMRVQMAPKAQAHLVRPIAGTVWVMVLDLRRSSPTFSHWYGVELRGDEPKSLWIPEACAHGFLTLGENNLLLSLASVKDEPILQRGIRWDDPQFGMAWPYAPEVISELDSALPDTPLDSYSV
- a CDS encoding DMT family transporter; the protein is MGYLYLSLAIICEVAGSVGLKLSEGFTKFVPASVTVVGYGLAFYLLSLTLQTLSLGFAYAVWAGVGIVLLTIIGVLFLGESVDWPGVLGIGLIVSGVVVLNLFSQMNKH